The Candidatus Acidiferrales bacterium genomic interval TTTGAATAGGTCGTTGATTTCTTTTGAGGATTCTGTTGTCCTAAAACGAAACTCGAAGCAATTACGGAACAAATGAAAGCAAGGGCAATTCGCTTCATACCGTATTCCCCTTCGTAAATATATCCTATTTTATGGAATCAGGAGGCAGGCTCAGCTTCATTTTTGGATTTCACAAAAAAATAGCGACGCAAAAGCAACCAGCCTGTTAAAGAACTGATGTCGATGCAATGTTGTCGGCGGTTTAAGATTTTTTATCCTACCGCAGTTTTCTTTCTCGCCTTGTAGCGCTCATCATGGTCGAGAATTTTTTCGCGGAGGCGGATCGATTTCGGGGTAAACTCGACATATTCATTCTCGTTGATCCATTCGATCGCCTTTTCGACAGTAATTACGACAGGAGGCTCAAGTCGGATTGCCTCGTCGGCACCCGACGCGCGCATGTTGGTCAAGTGTTTTGTTTTGCAGACATTGGCGACGATTATATCTTCGCGCGAATTTTCCCCGACTATCATTCCGGCATAGACTTCTGTCCCCGGCTCGATGAAGAATGTCATCCTCTCACCAAGCTTCCACATGGCATAAGCTACGGCAATCCCTGTTTCGAGGGCGACCACCGCACCTTTGTTCCGCATCTCGATCTCGCCTTTGTAGGGTGCGTATCCATGATAGTTGTGATGAAGAATTCCGTTACCCTTCGTTTGCGTCATAAATTCAGTTCGGAATCCGATCAATCCTCTTGCCGGCACGATAAATTCCAAACGAGTGTTACCGTGACCCGGCAGTAAACTTTTCATCTCGCCTTTTCGACGGCTGAGGTTATCGATTACCGTACCAACATACTCGTCCGGCACGTCTATAACGGCATGCTCCATAGGTTCGTGAAGCTCACCGTCGATTGTTTTGCAAATGACTTTCGGCTTGCTGACCTGGAATTCGAATCCTTCTCGGCGCATTGTTTCGATAAGGATAGCAAGATGAAGCTCTCCTCTTCCGCTTACGGTGAAAATATCCGGAGTATCTCCCGGTTCGACTCGAAGGCTGACGTTCGATCGAAGCTCACGCTGCAATCGCTCCGCTAAATTCCTTGTGGTAACATACTTGCCCTCTCTTCCCGCAAATGGCGAATTATTTACGATGAAGTTCATCGAGATAGTCGGTTCCTCGATGTTCACGAACGGGAGCGGTGTTACTTCAGCGGGATCGCAAATGGTCTCACCGATATCTACATCCTCCATCCCGGCCAGAGCGATAATTTCTCCGGCACTCGCTTCTAGCACCTCGTTTCGCTTCAGACCTTCGAATGTATAGATCTTCGCTATGCACGCTTCCTCAACTCTTCCATCCTTGTGAACGACGCGCATCGGCGCGCCGTCTCTTATCGTGCCACGAAAAATCCTTCCGATGCCGAGGCGGCCAATATAGTCGTTGTATTCGATGTTCATGACCAGCATTTGGAATGGCGATTCGGCATCATGCGGCGGCTCGGGAATATGTTTCAGTATCGTTTCAAATAGCGGCGAGAGATCCGCGCTTTCTTCTTCGAGTGAGTATTTTGCAACACCTCGCTTCGCAATTGTATAAATTACGGGAAAGCCTATTTGTTCGTCATTTGCACCGAGCGAAATGAAGAGATCATATACTTCATTCAACACCTCAGCCGGCCGAGCATCCTTTCTGTCAATTTTGTTTATGACTACGACAGGTTTCAAGTCCAATTCGAGCGCCTTGCGGAGGACAAACTTTGTCTGCGGAAGCGGGCCTTCCGCCGCGTCGACGAGCAAAAGTACCCCGTCGACCATCATGAGTGTTCGCTCGACTTCGCCGCCAAAATCGGAGTGACCGGGGGTGTCAACGATGTTTATTTTCACATCTTTATATTTTACCGATGTGTTTTTCGCAAGGATGGTGATCCCTTTCTCGCGCTCAAGATCGTTTGAGTCGAGAATTCGAGTCCCCATGTTTTGATTTTCGCGGAACGTGCCGGTTTGTTTAAGCATGTGGTCAACAAGCGTTGTCTTTCCATGATCGACGTGTGCAATTATGGCAATATTTCGGAGTTTAGAATTTCTCATTTAGAATTTTCTCTCAAAGGGATCCTTCACACACTCGGGTTAATTTACCGCGACAAGTTCACGCGCCTGAGCACATCAACGCGTTTGCGCATCGAAACGATTCGATGCACTGGCACACA includes:
- the typA gene encoding translational GTPase TypA; this translates as MRNSKLRNIAIIAHVDHGKTTLVDHMLKQTGTFRENQNMGTRILDSNDLEREKGITILAKNTSVKYKDVKINIVDTPGHSDFGGEVERTLMMVDGVLLLVDAAEGPLPQTKFVLRKALELDLKPVVVINKIDRKDARPAEVLNEVYDLFISLGANDEQIGFPVIYTIAKRGVAKYSLEEESADLSPLFETILKHIPEPPHDAESPFQMLVMNIEYNDYIGRLGIGRIFRGTIRDGAPMRVVHKDGRVEEACIAKIYTFEGLKRNEVLEASAGEIIALAGMEDVDIGETICDPAEVTPLPFVNIEEPTISMNFIVNNSPFAGREGKYVTTRNLAERLQRELRSNVSLRVEPGDTPDIFTVSGRGELHLAILIETMRREGFEFQVSKPKVICKTIDGELHEPMEHAVIDVPDEYVGTVIDNLSRRKGEMKSLLPGHGNTRLEFIVPARGLIGFRTEFMTQTKGNGILHHNYHGYAPYKGEIEMRNKGAVVALETGIAVAYAMWKLGERMTFFIEPGTEVYAGMIVGENSREDIIVANVCKTKHLTNMRASGADEAIRLEPPVVITVEKAIEWINENEYVEFTPKSIRLREKILDHDERYKARKKTAVG